A portion of the Oxynema aestuarii AP17 genome contains these proteins:
- a CDS encoding FAD-dependent oxidoreductase — protein MIQRQPQRLPSGSLPRISKRRSLLSLLLSLVQLAPFATGVGATPPRSPDLEETCEILIIGGGLAGSGTAYEALLAGRTVCMTEITDWVGGQISSQGTSALDERPTQRQKLFYPRGYLEFRDRIQDHYGKLNPGQCWVSESCFLPEDGHNLLMEQLEEAAKRGKGQLKWYPNTVIKDLEIVDRGNGRQITAAIGIQHRATEGAPPLNTETLSQKLEDAYRYEDSERFDKTIVRFVPTPASNGGSRQADWYVIEATETGEIVALADIPYRLGIDPRSRFEPSSASETGDPYCTQGFTYTFAMQATEEPQEHEKPPFYDRYAPYYSYELERLANFTLVYTYRRIWSAKYTKNLPGNVREYPINPGDISMQNWTWGNDYRPGTSVDNLIYTRDQLEANGQLEPGGWLGGLRVETLAAGEEHAKGFFYWLVEGTTDSQLGDGVKEKHPNHRYLAGLDSPMATAHGLSKYPYMREGRRIIGRPGWGHPNGFTVWEIDISRADYSEDFYRLNLLPEEYRRLWESLAGLNALEALREQPDTENIPPRSRSTIFPDSVGIAHYAIDFHPCMTESPPEAPGNTEREGERRGAGTAYPFQIPLRSMIPQEIDNLLVAGKSIATSHIAAAAYRVHSFEWSVGVAAGVTADLLLEKDLLPYELVDDLPYKEPDLEVLQGRLNRQGNPTAFPETSIFNNSWEDWK, from the coding sequence ATGATCCAGCGTCAACCGCAGCGATTGCCATCCGGAAGTTTACCGCGCATCTCGAAACGCCGATCCTTATTGAGCTTGCTCTTGAGCCTCGTGCAACTGGCTCCCTTCGCCACCGGAGTCGGTGCCACCCCACCGCGATCGCCCGATCTCGAAGAAACGTGCGAAATTTTGATTATCGGTGGCGGATTGGCCGGATCGGGAACCGCTTACGAAGCCCTCCTCGCCGGACGAACCGTTTGCATGACCGAGATTACCGACTGGGTGGGCGGCCAAATTTCCTCTCAAGGGACCTCGGCCCTCGACGAACGCCCCACCCAACGGCAGAAACTCTTTTACCCGCGCGGGTATTTAGAATTTCGCGATCGCATTCAAGACCACTACGGCAAACTCAACCCCGGTCAGTGTTGGGTGAGCGAATCGTGCTTTCTTCCCGAAGACGGCCACAATTTGTTGATGGAACAACTCGAAGAAGCTGCCAAACGCGGGAAAGGTCAGCTTAAATGGTATCCGAACACGGTGATTAAAGACCTCGAAATCGTCGATCGCGGCAACGGACGCCAAATTACCGCCGCCATCGGCATCCAACATCGGGCTACGGAAGGGGCGCCGCCGCTCAATACCGAAACCCTCTCCCAAAAGCTCGAAGATGCCTACCGCTACGAAGATTCGGAGCGGTTCGACAAAACGATCGTCCGCTTCGTTCCCACCCCCGCGAGTAACGGCGGTTCCCGTCAAGCCGATTGGTACGTCATCGAAGCCACGGAAACCGGAGAAATCGTCGCCCTCGCCGACATCCCCTACCGCCTCGGCATCGACCCGCGATCGCGCTTCGAGCCTTCCTCCGCCAGCGAAACGGGCGATCCCTACTGCACTCAGGGCTTCACCTATACGTTTGCCATGCAAGCGACGGAGGAACCCCAAGAACACGAAAAACCGCCCTTTTACGATCGCTACGCCCCCTACTACAGCTACGAACTCGAACGTCTCGCTAACTTTACTCTCGTCTACACCTACCGCCGCATCTGGAGTGCCAAATATACTAAAAATCTGCCCGGGAACGTCCGCGAATACCCCATCAATCCGGGGGATATTTCCATGCAAAACTGGACCTGGGGCAACGACTACCGCCCGGGGACTTCCGTGGATAATTTAATCTACACCCGCGACCAACTCGAAGCCAACGGACAACTCGAACCCGGCGGCTGGTTGGGCGGTTTGCGCGTCGAAACCCTGGCGGCGGGAGAAGAACACGCCAAAGGGTTTTTCTATTGGCTGGTGGAAGGGACGACGGATTCCCAACTCGGCGACGGGGTGAAGGAGAAACACCCGAATCATCGCTATTTGGCGGGGTTGGACTCGCCGATGGCGACGGCTCACGGCTTGTCGAAATATCCTTACATGCGCGAGGGTCGCCGGATTATCGGTCGTCCCGGTTGGGGTCATCCCAATGGGTTTACCGTCTGGGAAATCGATATTTCTCGCGCCGACTACAGCGAGGATTTTTATCGTTTGAATTTGCTCCCGGAGGAATATCGCCGCTTGTGGGAATCCCTCGCCGGATTGAATGCGTTGGAGGCCCTTCGGGAACAACCAGATACGGAGAATATACCGCCGCGATCGCGTTCTACGATTTTCCCCGATTCCGTCGGGATTGCCCACTACGCGATCGACTTTCATCCCTGCATGACGGAGAGTCCCCCGGAAGCCCCCGGCAATACGGAACGGGAAGGGGAACGACGGGGCGCCGGGACGGCTTATCCGTTCCAAATTCCCCTGCGGTCGATGATTCCTCAAGAGATCGATAATTTGTTGGTGGCGGGGAAGAGTATTGCCACCAGTCACATCGCCGCCGCCGCCTATCGGGTTCATTCGTTTGAATGGTCTGTCGGTGTCGCTGCAGGAGTTACGGCAGATTTGTTATTGGAAAAGGATTTATTGCCTTACGAGTTGGTGGATGACTTGCCCTATAAGGAACCGGACTTGGAGGTTTTGCAAGGGCGGTTGAACCGTCAGGGGAATCCGACGGCGTTCCCGGAAACTTCGATTTTCAATAATTCTTGGGAGGATTGGAAATAG
- a CDS encoding metal ABC transporter ATP-binding protein has translation MNYPTPTSGSLANIQVWREQKQTPGAPIGISHLGVSYRKVEALTDVNCAIAPGRLTGIIGPNGAGKSTLMKAMLGLTPIASGQILYNGQPLSEQRRQVAYVPQRSQIDWTFPATVWDVVMMGRVEKTGWFKRFSAISRRLTREALERVGMSHLRDRRIGDLSGGQQQRVFLARSLAQQAQIYCFDEPFVGIDQKTENIIFEIFHELADEGKTVLVVNHDLGASITNFDDLILLNRELIASGPRQQVLNEHNLDRAYGGKVVFFSGEAA, from the coding sequence ATGAATTACCCGACGCCTACCTCCGGTTCCCTCGCGAATATCCAAGTCTGGAGAGAACAAAAACAGACTCCCGGCGCCCCGATCGGCATCAGCCATCTCGGGGTCAGCTATCGCAAAGTCGAAGCCCTCACCGATGTCAACTGCGCGATCGCCCCGGGAAGACTGACCGGGATTATCGGACCGAATGGGGCGGGTAAAAGTACCTTAATGAAAGCGATGTTGGGATTGACCCCGATCGCCAGTGGTCAAATTCTCTACAACGGTCAACCCCTCAGCGAACAACGTCGCCAGGTGGCTTACGTTCCCCAGCGATCGCAGATTGACTGGACCTTTCCCGCGACGGTGTGGGACGTGGTAATGATGGGACGAGTTGAAAAAACGGGCTGGTTTAAGCGCTTTAGTGCCATCAGTCGCCGTTTGACCCGCGAAGCCTTAGAACGGGTGGGAATGAGTCACCTGCGCGATCGCCGCATCGGCGACCTGTCCGGCGGTCAACAACAGCGCGTCTTTCTAGCGCGATCGCTGGCCCAACAAGCCCAAATTTACTGCTTTGACGAACCCTTTGTCGGAATCGACCAAAAAACAGAAAATATCATTTTCGAGATTTTCCACGAACTCGCTGACGAAGGCAAAACCGTGTTAGTCGTCAATCACGACCTCGGCGCCTCAATTACTAATTTTGACGATTTAATCTTGCTCAATCGCGAGTTAATTGCATCCGGTCCGCGTCAGCAAGTTCTTAACGAACACAACCTCGATCGCGCCTACGGCGGTAAAGTCGTCTTCTTTAGCGGGGAAGCGGCTTAA
- a CDS encoding RNA-guided endonuclease InsQ/TnpB family protein codes for MLTVNYTYRIYPNVVQQTELRSWLETCTGVYNYALRELKDWIASRKCPVDRCSLEKKYIIPADEPFPSYHRQQNNLPKAKKQFPHLGKVHSQVLQTTIRRLHDTWEAFQKRGHGFPRFKKFGQFKSFVFPQFKHNPINGFTIKLPKLGEIPMNLHPPFAPLSKGGWGDTGKGIVQGARNTMVCRRHH; via the coding sequence ATGCTGACCGTGAACTACACTTACCGAATCTATCCAAATGTCGTACAGCAGACTGAACTGCGGTCGTGGCTTGAGACGTGCACAGGCGTATATAACTACGCTTTACGCGAACTCAAAGACTGGATTGCTTCGCGTAAGTGTCCGGTAGACCGATGTTCGTTGGAGAAGAAATACATCATTCCCGCCGATGAGCCATTTCCGTCCTACCACCGTCAGCAGAACAACCTGCCCAAAGCGAAGAAGCAATTCCCGCATCTGGGTAAGGTGCATTCTCAGGTGTTGCAGACCACGATTCGCAGACTGCACGATACCTGGGAAGCCTTTCAGAAACGGGGACATGGATTTCCACGTTTCAAAAAGTTCGGTCAATTCAAATCCTTTGTGTTTCCCCAATTCAAGCACAATCCCATCAATGGCTTCACAATCAAATTGCCAAAGTTAGGGGAAATACCCATGAACCTGCATCCCCCCTTCGCCCCCCTTTCAAAGGGGGGTTGGGGGGATACAGGTAAGGGTATTGTCCAGGGTGCGAGGAACACAATGGTATGTCGTCGTCACCATTGA
- the cobW gene encoding cobalamin biosynthesis protein CobW, which translates to MHKIPVTVVTGFLGAGKTTLIRHLLQNNRGRRIAVLVNEFGEVGIDGEFLKACQVCDDGETAEGGGNIVELNNGCLCCTVQEEFLPTMQELLKRREDLDFILIETSGLALPKPLVQAFRWPEIRTGATVDGVVTVVDCEAIANGTLVGDLDALEQARQADPNLDHETPIEELFEDQLACADLVLLSKGDVLDDATRTRVENWLREQVSPGVKILPCENGQVDPQLLLGFNAAVEENLESRPSHHDSEEDHDHDDEIGAVHVVLNESFEPRLLVERLQALVADREIYRIKGFISVPNKPMRLVLQGVGKRFDYFYDRPWGPTQKRQTRLVFIGRELDRAVIEAAVRSPQAISTSV; encoded by the coding sequence ATGCATAAAATTCCCGTTACCGTCGTCACCGGATTTCTCGGTGCTGGCAAAACTACCCTCATCCGCCACTTACTGCAAAATAACCGAGGTCGTCGCATCGCCGTTCTCGTCAACGAATTTGGCGAAGTCGGAATTGACGGCGAGTTTCTCAAAGCCTGTCAAGTTTGCGACGACGGCGAAACCGCCGAAGGAGGGGGTAATATCGTCGAACTGAATAACGGTTGTCTGTGTTGCACGGTCCAAGAAGAATTTCTGCCGACCATGCAGGAATTGCTCAAACGCCGGGAAGATCTCGATTTTATTTTGATCGAAACCTCCGGTTTGGCGTTGCCGAAGCCGTTAGTGCAAGCCTTTCGCTGGCCGGAAATCCGCACGGGAGCTACAGTAGACGGCGTAGTGACCGTGGTCGATTGCGAGGCGATCGCCAACGGTACCCTCGTCGGCGATCTCGATGCTTTGGAGCAAGCTCGTCAAGCGGATCCAAATTTGGATCACGAAACCCCGATCGAAGAGTTGTTTGAAGATCAGCTCGCCTGTGCGGATTTGGTCTTGTTGAGTAAGGGAGACGTGTTAGACGACGCAACCCGCACCCGGGTCGAAAATTGGTTGCGCGAGCAAGTCAGTCCCGGGGTCAAAATTCTGCCGTGTGAAAACGGTCAGGTCGATCCGCAGTTGCTGTTGGGATTCAATGCGGCGGTGGAAGAGAATTTAGAAAGTCGTCCGAGTCATCACGACAGCGAGGAAGATCACGACCACGACGACGAGATCGGGGCGGTTCATGTGGTGTTAAATGAAAGTTTCGAGCCGCGCCTTTTGGTCGAACGGTTGCAAGCGTTAGTCGCCGATCGCGAAATTTACCGGATTAAAGGGTTTATTTCGGTGCCAAATAAGCCGATGCGCCTGGTTTTGCAAGGGGTCGGCAAGCGGTTTGATTATTTTTACGATCGCCCCTGGGGGCCGACTCAAAAGCGGCAGACCCGGTTGGTGTTTATCGGTCGCGAGTTAGACCGCGCCGTTATTGAAGCGGCGGTGCGATCGCCTCAAGCGATCTCGACATCGGTTTAA
- a CDS encoding 2OG-Fe dioxygenase family protein gives MQTLSGSKIRDSGISFTLQTINSIKLERFKEFFEDLPVDPYYKRMGQRRRLSRFKLADKQLVKLPHGYLNAPEKSNPLRQGMRREFIELDPDLIALASFKRLVTEVADCCQLSPDADIAVHQIRRTCSPHDFGHPSPDGIHRDGADFLAIFAVDRHNVKGGMTLLYLDPYETPVFKKVLYPGELLVVNDRQFRHFTTAIEPLMADRAIVDLFVLTSPSLLSDF, from the coding sequence ATGCAAACTCTATCGGGATCCAAAATACGAGATTCTGGAATAAGCTTTACTCTCCAAACAATTAATTCAATTAAACTAGAACGGTTTAAAGAGTTCTTTGAGGATTTACCTGTCGATCCGTACTATAAACGTATGGGTCAACGCCGTCGATTGTCGCGTTTCAAGCTGGCGGACAAGCAGTTAGTTAAGTTGCCCCACGGCTATTTGAATGCACCGGAAAAGTCAAATCCGCTACGCCAGGGAATGAGGCGGGAGTTTATCGAACTCGACCCCGATTTAATCGCGCTGGCTTCGTTCAAACGGTTAGTCACGGAAGTGGCCGATTGCTGCCAACTATCACCGGATGCCGATATTGCGGTTCACCAAATTCGTCGGACTTGTTCGCCCCACGATTTCGGTCACCCGTCGCCGGATGGTATCCATCGCGATGGTGCGGATTTTCTGGCGATCTTTGCGGTCGATCGCCATAACGTTAAAGGCGGGATGACCCTGTTATATCTCGACCCTTACGAAACTCCGGTGTTTAAAAAAGTTCTCTATCCCGGAGAACTCCTCGTGGTTAACGATCGCCAGTTCAGGCACTTTACAACGGCGATCGAACCTCTGATGGCCGATCGCGCGATCGTCGATTTGTTTGTCTTGACAAGCCCGAGTTTGCTGTCAGATTTCTAA
- a CDS encoding calcium-binding protein: MDELEQQQQQEQEQQQEQPVVVEEEAPATEEPIVEGEVTVTAEDQPVEETEGEVVPPQEGLTDEELAVTTGVADDGTDDSVSEEPEVMETVAEDDVVGDDAGDDLGEEGDVTTTVVPEEGQEAPEGEVTVTEDMSDDMDDMDDDMDDDMDDDMDDDMSGEMGDDDMSGEMGDDDMDDADGLDGESQEFLSKCFNEELYLQYNEDVRVAVEAGQFSSGFEHAVKFGYKEQRTVLVGFEASYYEEQNIDVAQAVNRGEFVSSFAHFLKHGRKERRGFSRFFKEDEYLASNTDVQEAVASGQFESGAAHFFQFGIFEARVFSSEFSAISYINNNSDIAEALQQGSIFSAFLHFLQFGLEEGRLASADPDSDDDDDDDDIAGEDSDDGAVGGEGGDDIDDDGGDADGADADDDGDDADGADADDDGDDADGDDIEDSANPDDLPDVPNPPDIEIPEPPEPEEPTVDVDSALEQSGLFNEEFFSSQLSEEILARIGEGAEFSSVREFFLKEGISQGLVPTPFFNVEFFLDSNPEVEESIASGKFSSAFEAFLAFTQSGSQGSDDDEGDDDGGEVGSPIPFFNVEQYLAKLEAFISENAEQVAENPELELEIPEGATASQKFQLVYKHFISVGVKQGISASEEFNEELYLKLNPEVEQLIASGEFSTVLEHYFLVGQFEGLIASKPDDDIEEEEYKVEIDDLEIDFESALFGSAEGETLVGSEGETVIFGNGGDDLLEGSKDKDILVGGSGDDTLIGGDNDDILIGDGADYDDTMIGGEGDDDSDDGAEGDDTTTGAEGDDTTTGAEGDDTTTGAEGDDTTTGAEGDDTTTGAEGDDTTTGAEGDDTTTGAEGDDTTTGAEGDDTTTGAEGDDTTTGAEGDDTTTGAEGDDTTTGAEGDDTTTGAEGDDTTTGAEGDDTTTGAEGDDTTTGAEGDDTTTGAEGDDSMMGGDELEGGNDYLEGGKGKDTILGGAGDDTILGGDQKDLLAGGDDNDYLDGGDQKDTLIGGAGNDILFGGKQKDMLYGGEGDDTMYGGEGKDTLTGGAGADLFILDADDLAEGEDGVVSSKKGDVITDFNAEEGDTIAIAGEAFGITNISDVFSADGSGDVGVVSGSTEAGDTFTKISFSAEYSLTIFSETEITANDVTLL; the protein is encoded by the coding sequence ATGGACGAACTCGAACAACAACAACAACAAGAACAAGAACAACAACAAGAACAACCTGTTGTGGTCGAAGAAGAAGCCCCGGCGACCGAAGAACCCATCGTCGAAGGTGAAGTGACAGTCACCGCAGAAGACCAACCCGTTGAAGAAACCGAAGGAGAAGTCGTTCCCCCTCAAGAAGGCTTAACCGACGAAGAATTAGCCGTCACCACGGGTGTCGCCGATGACGGTACCGACGATAGCGTCTCTGAAGAGCCGGAAGTCATGGAAACCGTCGCTGAAGATGACGTCGTTGGTGACGATGCTGGGGATGATCTTGGTGAGGAAGGAGACGTCACCACTACCGTTGTCCCTGAAGAAGGACAAGAAGCTCCCGAAGGAGAAGTCACCGTCACCGAAGATATGAGCGACGACATGGACGACATGGACGACGACATGGACGACGACATGGACGACGACATGGACGACGACATGAGCGGCGAAATGGGTGACGACGACATGAGCGGCGAAATGGGTGACGACGACATGGACGACGCCGACGGTCTCGATGGCGAAAGCCAAGAATTTCTCTCGAAATGCTTCAACGAAGAACTGTATCTCCAGTACAACGAAGACGTTCGCGTCGCCGTTGAAGCCGGACAGTTCTCCAGTGGTTTTGAACACGCCGTCAAATTTGGCTACAAAGAGCAACGCACCGTTTTAGTTGGCTTTGAAGCGAGCTACTACGAAGAACAAAATATTGACGTTGCCCAAGCTGTCAACCGTGGCGAGTTCGTCAGTTCCTTCGCTCACTTCCTGAAACACGGTCGTAAAGAACGTCGTGGATTCAGCCGCTTCTTCAAAGAAGACGAATATCTCGCCAGTAACACCGACGTTCAAGAAGCTGTTGCTAGCGGCCAGTTTGAAAGCGGTGCCGCTCACTTCTTCCAATTTGGGATTTTTGAAGCTCGCGTTTTCAGCAGCGAATTTAGCGCGATCTCCTACATCAACAACAATAGCGACATTGCCGAAGCCCTTCAACAAGGCTCGATCTTCAGTGCCTTCCTCCACTTCCTGCAATTTGGATTAGAAGAAGGTCGCTTGGCGAGTGCCGACCCCGACAGCGATGACGATGACGATGATGATGACATCGCCGGGGAAGATTCCGATGACGGTGCCGTTGGTGGTGAAGGTGGCGACGACATCGACGATGACGGCGGTGACGCCGACGGTGCTGACGCCGATGATGACGGTGACGACGCCGATGGTGCTGACGCCGATGACGACGGTGACGACGCCGACGGTGACGACATTGAAGACAGTGCCAATCCCGACGATCTGCCCGACGTTCCCAATCCTCCGGACATCGAGATTCCCGAACCCCCAGAACCTGAAGAACCTACGGTCGATGTTGACAGTGCCTTAGAACAAAGCGGACTGTTTAACGAAGAATTCTTTAGCTCTCAGTTGAGTGAAGAGATCCTCGCCCGGATTGGGGAAGGTGCCGAGTTCAGCAGCGTTCGCGAATTCTTCCTGAAAGAAGGAATCTCTCAAGGCTTAGTCCCGACTCCGTTCTTCAACGTCGAATTCTTCCTCGATAGCAATCCGGAAGTTGAAGAAAGCATTGCAAGTGGCAAGTTCTCCAGTGCCTTTGAAGCTTTCTTAGCCTTCACTCAAAGCGGATCTCAAGGATCGGATGACGATGAAGGTGATGATGACGGCGGCGAAGTTGGCAGCCCGATTCCCTTCTTCAATGTCGAGCAATATTTAGCGAAGCTCGAAGCCTTCATCAGCGAAAACGCCGAACAAGTTGCAGAAAATCCAGAACTTGAACTCGAAATTCCCGAAGGTGCGACTGCTTCCCAAAAATTCCAACTGGTTTACAAGCACTTCATCTCGGTGGGTGTTAAACAAGGTATCTCCGCCAGTGAAGAATTCAACGAAGAACTCTACCTGAAGCTGAATCCGGAAGTCGAACAACTCATTGCGAGTGGCGAGTTCTCTACTGTCCTCGAACACTACTTCTTAGTCGGTCAGTTTGAAGGTCTGATTGCTTCCAAGCCGGATGATGATATTGAAGAAGAAGAGTACAAAGTCGAAATTGACGATCTCGAAATCGACTTTGAATCGGCTCTGTTCGGTTCGGCTGAAGGAGAAACCTTAGTCGGTAGCGAAGGCGAAACCGTCATCTTCGGTAACGGCGGCGATGACTTGCTTGAAGGAAGCAAAGACAAAGATATTCTGGTCGGCGGTTCCGGAGATGACACCTTAATCGGTGGCGACAATGATGACATCCTCATCGGTGACGGTGCCGACTATGACGACACCATGATTGGTGGCGAAGGTGACGACGATTCCGATGACGGTGCCGAAGGCGACGACACCACCACGGGTGCCGAAGGTGATGACACCACCACGGGTGCTGAAGGTGATGACACCACGACCGGAGCCGAAGGTGACGACACCACGACCGGAGCCGAAGGTGATGACACCACCACGGGTGCTGAAGGTGACGACACCACGACCGGAGCCGAAGGTGACGACACCACCACGGGTGCTGAAGGTGACGACACCACGACCGGAGCCGAAGGTGACGACACCACCACGGGTGCTGAAGGTGACGACACCACGACCGGAGCCGAAGGTGATGACACCACGACCGGAGCTGAAGGTGACGACACCACCACGGGTGCTGAAGGTGACGACACCACGACCGGAGCTGAAGGTGACGACACCACGACCGGAGCCGAAGGTGATGACACCACCACGGGTGCTGAAGGTGACGACACCACGACCGGAGCTGAAGGTGACGACACCACGACCGGAGCCGAAGGTGACGACAGCATGATGGGTGGTGACGAGCTTGAAGGTGGTAATGACTACCTCGAAGGCGGCAAAGGGAAAGACACCATTCTTGGCGGTGCTGGCGACGATACCATTCTCGGTGGCGACCAGAAAGACTTGCTCGCGGGTGGCGATGACAACGACTACCTCGATGGCGGTGACCAGAAAGACACCCTCATCGGCGGTGCGGGTAACGATATCCTCTTCGGCGGCAAGCAAAAAGACATGCTCTACGGCGGCGAAGGCGACGATACCATGTACGGCGGCGAAGGCAAGGATACGCTGACGGGCGGTGCCGGAGCTGACTTGTTCATCCTCGATGCGGATGACTTGGCTGAAGGTGAAGATGGTGTGGTTTCCAGCAAGAAGGGCGATGTGATTACTGACTTCAATGCGGAAGAAGGTGACACGATCGCGATCGCTGGCGAAGCTTTCGGTATCACCAACATCTCCGATGTGTTCTCGGCGGATGGTTCCGGTGACGTGGGTGTTGTCAGTGGCTCGACGGAAGCCGGCGATACCTTCACGAAGATTAGCTTCAGTGCGGAATACTCGCTGACGATCTTCTCTGAAACCGAAATCACGGCGAATGATGTGACGCTGTTGTAA
- a CDS encoding DUF7219 family protein yields MNDKDKFLHPRSRYYGQVTPENLLFNANLQEFAQRVTFISCLETGGKLSPEQAYQEIRALWKQLKRSKKQLKIGEISISGSGES; encoded by the coding sequence ATGAATGATAAAGATAAATTTTTACATCCACGCAGTCGCTATTACGGGCAAGTCACCCCAGAAAACCTCTTATTTAACGCTAATTTACAAGAATTCGCCCAGCGCGTGACCTTTATTAGCTGTTTGGAAACCGGGGGAAAGCTTTCTCCCGAACAAGCTTACCAGGAAATTAGAGCGCTGTGGAAACAACTCAAACGGTCTAAAAAACAACTGAAAATTGGAGAAATTTCAATTTCCGGATCGGGGGAATCCTAG
- a CDS encoding RNA-guided endonuclease InsQ/TnpB family protein, with amino-acid sequence MRGTQWYVVVTIESDISVPDAPVHGRAIGIDLGLERFLTASDRSFQERPKFFKSMQRKLKLLQRRAARKQKGSQNWEKAQIEVARMHHRIANRRKDFHLKTAHKLCDRAQTIFAEDLNVKGLTRGMLRKDCVDAAFGQFLSLTEWVCWKRGVYFAKVNPNGTSQTCPNCFATVSKGLEVREHHCPECGYRTHRDHAAAEMVLHRGQENVVSQGLWGTETACQVGLSGVYDLDKWRGAGTPNREAGKPAL; translated from the coding sequence GTGCGAGGAACACAATGGTATGTCGTCGTCACCATTGAATCGGATATATCGGTTCCCGATGCTCCGGTTCACGGTCGGGCGATCGGGATTGACCTGGGATTGGAGCGATTCTTGACCGCTTCCGATCGCTCTTTCCAAGAGCGCCCTAAGTTTTTCAAGTCGATGCAACGCAAGCTGAAATTGCTGCAACGCAGAGCCGCACGAAAACAAAAGGGTTCTCAAAACTGGGAGAAAGCGCAAATCGAAGTGGCTAGAATGCATCACCGAATTGCAAACCGTCGTAAAGATTTCCATCTGAAGACGGCTCATAAGCTTTGCGATCGGGCACAAACCATCTTTGCAGAAGACCTCAACGTCAAAGGCTTGACGAGAGGAATGCTGCGAAAAGATTGTGTTGATGCCGCCTTCGGACAATTTCTGTCTCTGACGGAATGGGTTTGCTGGAAACGGGGAGTGTACTTTGCTAAAGTCAACCCCAACGGCACCAGTCAAACCTGCCCCAACTGTTTTGCTACGGTCAGCAAAGGGTTGGAAGTCAGAGAGCATCATTGTCCTGAGTGTGGGTATCGGACTCATCGTGACCATGCTGCAGCAGAGATGGTTTTGCATCGTGGACAAGAAAACGTAGTATCCCAGGGACTCTGGGGAACGGAAACCGCCTGTCAAGTCGGTCTGTCGGGGGTCTATGACCTAGATAAGTGGCGTGGGGCAGGAACACCCAATCGTGAGGCTGGGAAGCCCGCGCTGTAA
- a CDS encoding metal ABC transporter substrate-binding protein, protein MTDAIASQNSPTRWCGWIGTVLIGLSLVSCTPSPPETGNEKPRVVSTSTAIADWTEIVGGDEIDHTGILEPGADPHIYEPVPQDSIAFEEADLILYNGYNLEPGLIKLMNAAGVKARQLAVGEVIEPLDMDYDGQQVPDPHVWGNVSNAIVMVEAIRDVLIELSPEDEALFRENTAAFVSTLAELHGWIETQIATIPPENRRLVTTHDAFQYFTRAYGLQVTGTLIGMSTEEQPSAQTVTQLVEQIKAAKVPAIFAETTINPKLIQTVAEEAGVQLSPRELYSDSLGAPGSEGDSYVKMMVSNTRAIVEALGGEYTPFPTETGDRP, encoded by the coding sequence ATGACTGACGCGATCGCCTCCCAGAACTCTCCGACCCGGTGGTGTGGATGGATAGGGACTGTATTGATAGGATTGTCCCTGGTTAGCTGTACGCCGAGTCCGCCAGAAACGGGGAACGAGAAACCCCGAGTGGTCTCGACCAGTACCGCGATCGCCGACTGGACCGAGATCGTCGGCGGGGATGAAATCGACCACACCGGAATTCTCGAACCCGGCGCCGACCCGCATATTTACGAACCCGTCCCCCAAGATTCGATCGCCTTCGAGGAAGCGGATTTGATTCTCTACAACGGGTACAACTTAGAACCGGGGTTGATAAAATTGATGAATGCGGCGGGGGTCAAGGCGCGCCAACTCGCCGTAGGAGAAGTTATCGAACCGTTGGACATGGATTATGACGGTCAACAAGTCCCGGATCCTCACGTTTGGGGGAACGTCAGCAATGCGATCGTCATGGTCGAAGCGATTCGAGATGTATTGATCGAACTGTCTCCCGAAGATGAAGCGCTGTTTCGCGAAAATACTGCCGCCTTCGTCAGCACCTTAGCCGAGTTGCACGGCTGGATCGAGACGCAAATCGCGACGATTCCGCCGGAAAATCGCCGTTTGGTGACCACTCACGATGCGTTTCAATATTTTACTCGGGCTTATGGCTTGCAGGTAACCGGGACGTTAATCGGGATGAGTACGGAAGAACAACCCAGCGCCCAAACGGTGACCCAATTGGTCGAACAGATTAAAGCGGCGAAGGTTCCGGCAATTTTTGCAGAAACTACGATTAATCCTAAGTTGATCCAAACGGTCGCCGAGGAAGCTGGGGTGCAATTGTCGCCACGGGAGTTGTATTCGGACTCCCTCGGCGCCCCGGGAAGTGAGGGGGATTCTTACGTCAAGATGATGGTCTCGAATACCCGGGCAATTGTAGAAGCGTTAGGGGGAGAGTATACACCTTTTCCGACGGAGACGGGCGATCGCCCCTAA